Proteins from a single region of Pithys albifrons albifrons isolate INPA30051 chromosome 12, PitAlb_v1, whole genome shotgun sequence:
- the CCNE1 gene encoding G1/S-specific cyclin-E1 isoform X2: MRARKRKADVATFLQDPDEEIAKMDLTRKKQCANQMSWNNIHENAHMLIPTPDKDDDPVSLDYSHFIHLSVVPARATPLPALGWANREDVWKNMMNKEETYVRDKHYLQRHPQLQPKMRTVLLDWLMEVCEAYKLHRETFYLAQDFFDRFMATQQDVVKTLLQLIGVTSLFIAAKLEEIYPPKLHQFAYVTDGACTEDEIISMELIIMKALNWNLNPLTVVSWLNVYMQVAYLNELYEVMLPQYPQQIFVQITELLDLCVLDIGCLEYTYGILAASALYHFSSSELMQKVSGYEFCEIEECVKWMVPFAMALREVGSSKLKHFSGIAPEDLHNIQTHINSFDLLDRAQAKQAILAEQNRTSPFPTGLLTPPQSSKKLSSGLQSI; the protein is encoded by the exons ATGCGAGCCCGCAAGAGGAAAGCCGATGTGGCTACG TTCTTACAGGATCCTGATGAAGAAATTGCCAAAATGGACTTGACTAGAAAAAAGCAGTGTGCAAACCAG ATGTCCTGGAACAATATTCATGAGAATGCCCATATGCTAATTCCTACTCCAGATAAAGATGATGATCCAGTTAGCCTTGATTACTCTCACTTTATACACCTGAGTGTTGTTCCAGCCAGAGCTACCCCATTACCAGCTCTAGG CTGGGCAAACAGGGAGGACGTATGGAAAAACATGATGAACAAAGAAGAGACCTATGTGAGAGATAAACATTATTTGCAAAGACACCCTCAGCTGCAACCTAAAATGAGAACAGTCCTTCTAGACTGGCTAATGGAG GTTTGTGAAGCCTACAAGCTTCATAGAGAAACTTTTTATTTAGCACAAGATTTCTTTGATCGCTTTATGGCAACACAACAGGATGTTGTAAAAACACTATTACAGCTTATTGGTGTCACTTCTTTATTCATAGCAGCAAAGCTTGAG GAAATTTATCCACCAAAATTGCACCAGTTTGCCTATGTTACAGATGGAGCCTGTACAGAAGATGAAATCATCAGTATGGAGTTGATCATTATGAAG GCTCTTAATTGGAACTTAAATCCGCTGACAGTTGTATCGTGGCTAAACGTTTACATGCAAGTTGCTTATTTAAATGAGCTTTACGAGGTAATGCTGCCACAGTATCCACAGCAAATATTTGTACAAATAACAGAG CTCTTGGATCTCTGTGTGCTGGATATTGGCTGCTTGGAATACACATATGGAATACTTGCAGCTTCTGCTTTGTATCACTTCTCTTCATCTGAGTTGATGCAGAAGGTTTCAG GTTATGAATTCTGTGAGATAGAGGAATGTGTGAAATGGATGGTCCCGTTTGCAATGGCTCTAAGGGAAGTAGGAAGCTCCAAACTCAAACACTTTAGTGGAATAGCTCCTGAAGATTTGCACAATATACAAACGCACATAAACAGCTTTGATTTACTG GACAGAGCTCAAGCAAAACAAGCCATATTGGCTGAGCAAAATAGGACTTCACCTTTCCCCACTGGGCTCCTTACACCACCACAAAGTAGTAAGAAACTGTCTTCTGGACTACAATCAATATGA
- the CCNE1 gene encoding G1/S-specific cyclin-E1 isoform X1, translating into MRRESDCAEEKGLATGDGGADGAMRARKRKADVATFLQDPDEEIAKMDLTRKKQCANQMSWNNIHENAHMLIPTPDKDDDPVSLDYSHFIHLSVVPARATPLPALGWANREDVWKNMMNKEETYVRDKHYLQRHPQLQPKMRTVLLDWLMEVCEAYKLHRETFYLAQDFFDRFMATQQDVVKTLLQLIGVTSLFIAAKLEEIYPPKLHQFAYVTDGACTEDEIISMELIIMKALNWNLNPLTVVSWLNVYMQVAYLNELYEVMLPQYPQQIFVQITELLDLCVLDIGCLEYTYGILAASALYHFSSSELMQKVSGYEFCEIEECVKWMVPFAMALREVGSSKLKHFSGIAPEDLHNIQTHINSFDLLDRAQAKQAILAEQNRTSPFPTGLLTPPQSSKKLSSGLQSI; encoded by the exons ATGCGCCGGGAGAG TGATTGTGCGGAGGAGAAGGGACTCGCCACGGGGGACGGCGGCGCGGACGGGGCCATGCGAGCCCGCAAGAGGAAAGCCGATGTGGCTACG TTCTTACAGGATCCTGATGAAGAAATTGCCAAAATGGACTTGACTAGAAAAAAGCAGTGTGCAAACCAG ATGTCCTGGAACAATATTCATGAGAATGCCCATATGCTAATTCCTACTCCAGATAAAGATGATGATCCAGTTAGCCTTGATTACTCTCACTTTATACACCTGAGTGTTGTTCCAGCCAGAGCTACCCCATTACCAGCTCTAGG CTGGGCAAACAGGGAGGACGTATGGAAAAACATGATGAACAAAGAAGAGACCTATGTGAGAGATAAACATTATTTGCAAAGACACCCTCAGCTGCAACCTAAAATGAGAACAGTCCTTCTAGACTGGCTAATGGAG GTTTGTGAAGCCTACAAGCTTCATAGAGAAACTTTTTATTTAGCACAAGATTTCTTTGATCGCTTTATGGCAACACAACAGGATGTTGTAAAAACACTATTACAGCTTATTGGTGTCACTTCTTTATTCATAGCAGCAAAGCTTGAG GAAATTTATCCACCAAAATTGCACCAGTTTGCCTATGTTACAGATGGAGCCTGTACAGAAGATGAAATCATCAGTATGGAGTTGATCATTATGAAG GCTCTTAATTGGAACTTAAATCCGCTGACAGTTGTATCGTGGCTAAACGTTTACATGCAAGTTGCTTATTTAAATGAGCTTTACGAGGTAATGCTGCCACAGTATCCACAGCAAATATTTGTACAAATAACAGAG CTCTTGGATCTCTGTGTGCTGGATATTGGCTGCTTGGAATACACATATGGAATACTTGCAGCTTCTGCTTTGTATCACTTCTCTTCATCTGAGTTGATGCAGAAGGTTTCAG GTTATGAATTCTGTGAGATAGAGGAATGTGTGAAATGGATGGTCCCGTTTGCAATGGCTCTAAGGGAAGTAGGAAGCTCCAAACTCAAACACTTTAGTGGAATAGCTCCTGAAGATTTGCACAATATACAAACGCACATAAACAGCTTTGATTTACTG GACAGAGCTCAAGCAAAACAAGCCATATTGGCTGAGCAAAATAGGACTTCACCTTTCCCCACTGGGCTCCTTACACCACCACAAAGTAGTAAGAAACTGTCTTCTGGACTACAATCAATATGA